From Pirellulales bacterium, a single genomic window includes:
- a CDS encoding PQQ-binding-like beta-propeller repeat protein codes for MHARFSHTCHLFNVTVLSSSLCTMLFAARVAAGDWPQFRGPDGQGHSTEQGLPLDWSETDNVVWKTPVAGVGWSSPVVRGRQIWLTTAIEEEGSLRAICLDAASGKIARDVELFRKPDLGPINPKNSHASPTPYIDGDRVFVHYGAHGTACISTRGEVLWRNEELVHDHRHGPAGSPVVWRDLVILNCDGADQQFVVALDRNTGHIRWRTDRPSKMAYATPLVVSFGGVDQLISPGAGQVTSYDPATGREIWQCRHGGDSVVMRPVISDGMVFVSSGYGSTALYAFGLASRGEVLLTDAVWTLRRGVPYDPSPLIVGDEFYLVSDQGVVSCLDLRTGKQHWQARLSGAFSASPLECEGRIYITNEEGLTTVIEAGKKLKKLAENQVEGRTLASLATSDHAIFLRTDEYLYRIAAPQGAPRSPQPVAGRPKPTANRQVQYLKR; via the coding sequence ATGCACGCACGCTTTTCGCACACTTGCCATCTGTTCAACGTTACAGTTCTGTCGTCGTCACTTTGCACCATGTTGTTCGCGGCACGCGTCGCTGCCGGCGACTGGCCGCAGTTCCGAGGTCCGGACGGACAGGGGCATTCGACCGAGCAAGGCTTGCCGCTAGATTGGAGCGAAACCGACAACGTGGTTTGGAAGACGCCCGTCGCCGGCGTCGGTTGGTCGTCGCCCGTCGTGCGCGGACGACAGATTTGGCTCACCACCGCTATCGAAGAGGAGGGCTCGCTGCGCGCCATTTGCCTCGACGCGGCCTCGGGCAAGATCGCGCGCGATGTGGAATTGTTTCGCAAGCCCGACCTCGGTCCGATCAATCCCAAGAACAGCCATGCCTCGCCAACTCCGTATATCGATGGCGATCGTGTGTTCGTGCATTACGGTGCGCATGGCACGGCCTGCATTTCGACGCGCGGCGAAGTTCTCTGGCGTAACGAGGAACTAGTGCACGATCATCGGCACGGACCGGCAGGCTCGCCCGTCGTGTGGCGCGATCTGGTGATACTTAATTGCGACGGCGCCGATCAGCAGTTCGTCGTCGCGCTCGATCGCAATACGGGCCACATTCGCTGGCGTACCGATCGCCCCAGCAAAATGGCCTATGCCACGCCGCTGGTCGTTTCGTTTGGCGGCGTCGACCAGCTGATTAGCCCTGGCGCGGGCCAGGTGACTTCTTACGATCCGGCCACGGGGCGTGAGATTTGGCAGTGCCGCCATGGTGGGGATTCGGTCGTGATGCGCCCGGTAATCTCCGACGGGATGGTGTTCGTATCGTCGGGTTACGGATCGACGGCGCTGTATGCCTTTGGCCTCGCATCGCGCGGCGAGGTCTTACTGACCGACGCCGTGTGGACATTACGGCGCGGCGTGCCGTACGATCCGTCGCCGCTGATCGTCGGCGATGAGTTCTATCTGGTCAGCGATCAGGGCGTGGTTAGCTGTCTAGATTTGCGCACCGGAAAACAACATTGGCAAGCCCGACTGAGCGGAGCATTCTCGGCCTCGCCGCTGGAATGCGAAGGCAGAATCTACATTACGAACGAAGAGGGCCTAACGACGGTCATCGAGGCCGGCAAGAAACTGAAAAAGCTGGCCGAGAATCAGGTCGAAGGGCGAACGCTAGCCTCACTGGCCACCAGCGACCACGCGATATTTCTCCGCACAGATGAATACCTGTACCGCATCGCCGCACCGCAGGGTGCGCCGCGTTCGCCTCAGCCTGTGGCAGGCCGGCCGAAACCAACGGCGAATCGCCAGGTACAATATCTGAAGCGCTGA
- a CDS encoding DinB family protein has product MNAHEAIKFSIGSASHIVDSLLADLSDADLLHRPAPGCNHINWQVGHCIAAEHATVSKALPGVMPPLPAGFADKYTGETAKLDGAKSFCTKAELLRVYGEQRAATLAALEKSTAADLDKPCTGWTPNLGAMFTGMASLHWLMHVGQWTVVRRELGRAPLF; this is encoded by the coding sequence ATGAACGCCCACGAAGCGATAAAATTCTCGATCGGCTCCGCGTCTCATATTGTCGATTCGTTGCTGGCCGACTTGAGCGATGCCGATCTGCTGCATCGCCCGGCGCCCGGCTGCAACCATATCAATTGGCAAGTGGGGCACTGCATTGCGGCCGAGCATGCGACAGTGTCGAAAGCGCTGCCGGGTGTGATGCCGCCGCTACCGGCCGGGTTCGCCGATAAATACACGGGCGAAACGGCCAAGCTGGACGGCGCGAAGTCGTTTTGTACGAAGGCCGAGTTGCTACGCGTTTATGGCGAGCAGCGTGCCGCAACGCTCGCGGCCCTGGAAAAATCGACTGCCGCCGACCTGGACAAGCCCTGCACCGGCTGGACGCCTAACCTGGGTGCCATGTTCACCGGCATGGCCAGCCTACACTGGCTGATGCACGTGGGCCAATGGACCGTCGTGCGTCGCGAGCTGGGACGAGCGCCGCTGTTCTAG
- a CDS encoding VOC family protein, protein MEPRITLITLGVADLERSMRFYRDGLNFPTSWTPDKGVIFFKTAGTCLALYPYEKLAEDISEEFRTAKPKFAGITLAHNVREKTDVDRLLAEAERARGKIEKPAQDAFWGGYSGYFSDPDGYLWEVAWGAFPIREDGSLEIP, encoded by the coding sequence ATGGAACCGCGTATCACACTGATTACTTTGGGCGTTGCCGATTTGGAACGATCTATGCGTTTCTATCGCGATGGGCTCAATTTTCCCACGTCCTGGACTCCGGATAAGGGAGTGATTTTCTTTAAGACCGCAGGAACCTGCCTGGCGCTATACCCGTACGAAAAGCTGGCCGAGGATATTTCGGAAGAGTTTCGGACGGCAAAACCCAAGTTTGCTGGCATTACGCTTGCGCACAACGTGCGTGAAAAGACCGATGTCGATCGATTGCTCGCTGAGGCCGAGCGCGCCCGAGGCAAAATCGAGAAGCCAGCACAAGATGCATTTTGGGGTGGGTATAGCGGGTACTTCTCGGATCCGGACGGGTACCTTTGGGAAGTCGCCTGGGGCGCCTTTCCAATTCGCGAGGACGGATCGCTCGAGATTCCTTAG